One Armatimonadota bacterium genomic window carries:
- the pilO gene encoding type 4a pilus biogenesis protein PilO has product MIVGSVVALFIHKYPNIKDAGQKSKDELNKLNARSTEAKKNKADYKTMIDKFRWNDKEDVVSPTALTLVSQGAEANHLKLVSFRPQKSIESDALVQLPVQFTVDGSFANVAQMLSTFQNSKAKLAVQQVQMAAQEGESDLVTATVSLYAFMDKPKKEAPATTSQTPGAKTAQAPAGAKTNG; this is encoded by the coding sequence ATGATCGTTGGTTCGGTGGTCGCACTTTTCATCCATAAGTACCCAAATATTAAGGATGCAGGACAGAAGTCTAAGGATGAATTGAACAAGCTGAACGCCAGAAGCACCGAAGCGAAGAAAAACAAGGCCGATTACAAAACAATGATCGATAAGTTTCGTTGGAACGATAAGGAAGACGTGGTATCACCAACAGCGCTTACATTGGTTAGTCAGGGGGCCGAGGCTAATCACCTTAAACTCGTGAGCTTCCGACCCCAAAAGAGCATCGAAAGCGATGCGCTGGTTCAGTTGCCTGTCCAGTTCACCGTCGACGGTTCCTTTGCGAACGTTGCCCAGATGCTGTCCACGTTCCAAAACAGCAAAGCCAAACTAGCGGTACAACAGGTCCAGATGGCCGCCCAGGAAGGCGAATCCGATCTCGTAACCGCTACCGTCAGTCTCTACGCATTTATGGACAAACCCAAGAAGGAGGCCCCTGCAACCACCAGCCAGACCCCTGGCGCCAAGACTGCACAAGCCCCTGCAGGAGCAAAGACCAATGGCTAA
- a CDS encoding signal recognition particle protein: MFDNLTRRLSGVFAKMRGKGRLSEDDVNEMLREVRVALLEADVNFAVAKEFIARIKAIAIGEELFSSLNADQTIVKIVKDELVEMLGGEGVKMNWGSTPPTVILMCGLQGSGKTTTTAKLAKWFLEQGKKPMLAACDIQRPAAVKQLEVLGEQVGVPVFTKMDGTPPPKIAKEALERCKYLMNDVLIVDTAGRTTIDDALMGELEEIYKAVNPNESFLVLDATTGQEAVNVAEAFHARVNVTGAIFTKLDGDTRGGAVLSVRQATSVPVRFTGIGEQVDALDVFHPDRMAQRILGMGDVLGLIEKVEKAFDAEDAAAMEKSFGTGSMDFNMMLQSFKMMKKMGNMKNVMKLIPGLSAQLPEEALDQIDDKQINRTEAIILSMTFKERGNPDIINGSRRKRIAAGSGTSVEEVNHLIKQMYEMRRGMKQMSKMQQRFGKLNKRKR; this comes from the coding sequence ATGTTCGACAACTTAACCAGGCGACTTTCCGGCGTTTTCGCCAAGATGCGAGGCAAAGGTCGCCTCAGTGAGGACGACGTCAACGAGATGCTCCGCGAGGTCCGCGTAGCCCTTCTCGAAGCCGACGTCAACTTCGCGGTTGCCAAAGAATTCATTGCCCGGATCAAAGCCATCGCCATTGGCGAGGAACTGTTCTCCTCGCTCAACGCCGACCAAACTATCGTCAAAATCGTCAAGGACGAGTTGGTCGAAATGCTCGGCGGCGAAGGCGTCAAGATGAATTGGGGCTCCACCCCGCCGACCGTCATCCTCATGTGCGGCCTCCAGGGCTCCGGCAAGACCACGACGACGGCCAAACTCGCCAAGTGGTTCCTGGAACAAGGCAAGAAGCCGATGCTCGCCGCCTGCGACATCCAGCGCCCTGCCGCCGTCAAACAGCTCGAAGTCCTCGGCGAGCAGGTCGGCGTCCCCGTCTTCACCAAAATGGACGGCACGCCCCCGCCCAAGATCGCCAAGGAAGCCCTCGAACGCTGCAAGTACCTCATGAACGACGTGCTCATCGTCGACACCGCTGGTCGAACCACCATCGACGATGCGCTCATGGGCGAGTTAGAAGAGATCTACAAAGCTGTCAACCCCAACGAGTCGTTCCTGGTTCTTGACGCCACCACCGGCCAAGAGGCCGTCAATGTGGCCGAAGCCTTCCATGCCCGTGTCAACGTCACCGGTGCAATCTTCACTAAGCTTGACGGCGACACTCGCGGTGGCGCAGTTCTCAGTGTCCGCCAGGCCACCAGCGTTCCCGTCCGCTTCACCGGTATTGGCGAGCAAGTCGACGCCCTCGACGTCTTCCACCCCGACCGGATGGCCCAGCGCATCCTCGGCATGGGCGACGTTCTCGGCCTCATCGAAAAAGTCGAGAAAGCCTTCGATGCCGAAGACGCTGCCGCGATGGAGAAGAGCTTCGGCACCGGCTCGATGGACTTCAACATGATGCTCCAAAGCTTCAAGATGATGAAGAAAATGGGCAACATGAAGAACGTCATGAAGCTCATTCCTGGCCTCTCTGCCCAGCTTCCCGAAGAGGCTCTGGACCAGATCGACGACAAGCAAATTAACCGTACTGAGGCAATCATTCTCTCAATGACTTTCAAAGAGCGTGGAAATCCAGATATAATAAACGGTTCGCGCCGAAAGCGGATCGCGGCTGGCAGTGGTACATCGGTTGAAGAAGTCAATCACCTGATCAAGCAGATGTACGAAATGAGACGAGGCATGAAGCAGATGTCGAAAATGCAGCAGCGGTTCGGAAAGCTTAATAAGCGCAAACGATAA
- the rpsP gene encoding 30S ribosomal protein S16, which produces MVKIRLQRLGNKGRPFYRVVVMKSEAGRNSAAVENIGIYNPISQPKEIRINEERALYWLRNGAEPTETAAYLMNKLGILPKFLDERPAQKRKYKFLDKTTAAISKLSAVDAPKKEEPVAVAAAVEEAPAAEEAPAAEETVAAEETPATE; this is translated from the coding sequence ATGGTTAAAATCCGACTGCAAAGACTTGGTAACAAAGGACGCCCGTTCTATCGCGTCGTTGTTATGAAGAGTGAAGCCGGCCGCAACAGCGCGGCAGTTGAGAACATTGGCATCTACAACCCCATTTCTCAGCCTAAAGAAATCCGAATTAACGAAGAGCGCGCTCTTTACTGGCTCCGAAACGGAGCCGAGCCGACGGAGACCGCCGCTTACCTCATGAACAAGCTGGGCATCCTGCCCAAGTTCCTGGATGAGCGACCAGCCCAGAAGCGAAAGTACAAGTTCCTCGATAAGACGACTGCCGCAATCAGCAAGCTGAGCGCCGTCGACGCACCCAAGAAGGAAGAGCCGGTCGCTGTGGCCGCCGCCGTCGAGGAAGCCCCTGCCGCTGAGGAAGCTCCCGCAGCCGAAGAAACCGTAGCCGCCGAAGAAACTCCGGCCACCGAATAA
- a CDS encoding KH domain-containing protein, with amino-acid sequence MSYAPFVEELVKSIVASPSSVEIDEVLEGNTRTFNVRVAQDDVGKVIGKNGRVISAIRLVVSAIASKSKEKAYVKIVTE; translated from the coding sequence ATGAGCTACGCCCCATTTGTAGAAGAACTGGTCAAGAGCATCGTCGCCTCCCCCAGCAGCGTGGAGATCGACGAAGTGCTCGAAGGCAACACGCGAACCTTCAATGTTCGCGTCGCTCAAGACGACGTAGGCAAGGTAATCGGCAAGAACGGACGCGTCATTTCCGCCATCCGTTTGGTGGTCAGCGCGATCGCGTCGAAGTCCAAAGAAAAAGCGTACGTCAAGATCGTCACCGAGTAA
- the rimM gene encoding 16S rRNA processing protein RimM, whose amino-acid sequence MSESKRTPVGRIVGAFGIRGQVKVEMITSFESRFDKGNILFLDGKPLKIEASQFHKGRPLIKLAGINTMSEAETLQWKILEAEGEPEMDDDEYLIEDLIGLKVVTVEGEELGEVDDIEDYPAHEVVLVGEIRIPLVDEFIKDINLDKEVMTVKLIYGMRPGEE is encoded by the coding sequence ATGAGTGAATCGAAGCGAACCCCAGTAGGCCGAATCGTCGGTGCCTTCGGCATCCGAGGGCAAGTCAAGGTCGAAATGATCACCAGCTTCGAATCTCGGTTCGATAAGGGCAATATCCTGTTCCTGGACGGCAAGCCCCTCAAGATCGAAGCCTCCCAATTTCACAAGGGCCGCCCCCTCATCAAGCTCGCCGGCATCAACACCATGTCCGAAGCCGAAACCCTGCAGTGGAAGATTCTTGAAGCCGAAGGCGAACCCGAGATGGACGACGACGAGTACCTCATCGAAGACCTCATCGGCCTGAAGGTCGTCACCGTCGAGGGCGAAGAACTCGGCGAAGTGGACGATATCGAGGACTACCCCGCTCATGAAGTCGTCCTCGTCGGCGAAATCCGCATCCCCTTGGTCGACGAGTTCATCAAAGACATCAACCTCGATAAGGAAGTGATGACGGTCAAGCTGATCTACGGAATGAGGCCGGGAGAAGAGTAG
- a CDS encoding glycosyltransferase: MRVMMLSWEYPPRIVGGISPHVYELSQELVKKGVEVHVITKSTPLAPDEEVEPSGVNVHRVHLDDVPNDFIHEIQLLNFSTERRVRKLLEDWRPGGQPTVFHAHDWLSLDAARTLKYEYKLPIVATLHATEWGRHGGIFSDTSRYIAEQEYWLTYEAWRLIVCSEFMRGEAVRLFNCPYDKVDVVYNGVNPEKFQFDWDEADRQTLRRQYAEPDEQIVIYVGRFVREKGIQVLLNAAHVVLADRPKTKFLIVGGGHRDRFEKFVDWAGLGDRVVFAGFRANRALHELYRCADVAVFPSLYEPFGIVALEGMAAGIPVVSSDAGGLKEIVVHEKTGLTSFANDPSSLAWAIREALNNPKKSHDMAENAKQRLTRDFQWASLADQTVRIYDRVWSEFLESYWAENTVWPVSPGAEERYLKLQLAEKATAANAIERPIPRHARIEEEDETDSIAEHIEP, encoded by the coding sequence ATGCGCGTCATGATGCTCTCTTGGGAATACCCGCCTCGAATCGTCGGAGGCATCAGTCCGCACGTCTACGAGCTCAGCCAAGAGCTCGTCAAGAAAGGCGTCGAAGTCCACGTCATCACGAAATCAACCCCTCTCGCCCCCGATGAGGAGGTCGAACCCAGCGGCGTCAACGTCCACCGAGTCCACCTCGACGACGTCCCCAACGACTTCATCCACGAGATCCAGCTCCTCAACTTCTCCACCGAAAGGCGTGTGAGAAAGCTCCTCGAAGACTGGCGACCGGGCGGACAGCCCACCGTCTTCCACGCCCACGACTGGCTCTCACTCGACGCCGCGAGAACGCTCAAATACGAGTACAAGCTCCCCATCGTCGCCACCCTTCACGCCACCGAATGGGGCCGCCACGGCGGCATCTTCAGCGATACCAGCCGCTACATCGCCGAACAAGAGTACTGGCTCACCTACGAAGCCTGGCGACTCATCGTCTGCTCCGAATTCATGCGCGGTGAGGCCGTCCGTCTCTTCAACTGCCCTTACGACAAAGTCGATGTGGTTTACAATGGCGTCAACCCCGAGAAATTCCAGTTCGATTGGGACGAAGCCGACCGCCAAACTCTGCGAAGACAATACGCCGAACCCGACGAGCAGATCGTCATCTACGTCGGCCGCTTTGTCCGCGAGAAAGGCATCCAGGTCCTCCTCAACGCCGCCCACGTCGTCCTTGCCGACCGCCCCAAGACCAAGTTCCTCATCGTCGGCGGTGGCCACCGTGACCGCTTCGAAAAGTTCGTGGACTGGGCCGGACTCGGCGATCGCGTCGTCTTCGCCGGATTCCGCGCCAATCGCGCGCTCCACGAGCTCTATCGCTGCGCCGACGTCGCCGTCTTCCCCAGCCTCTACGAGCCGTTCGGCATCGTCGCCCTCGAAGGCATGGCCGCTGGCATCCCCGTCGTCTCGAGCGACGCCGGAGGGCTCAAGGAGATTGTGGTCCACGAAAAGACCGGTCTCACCAGCTTTGCCAACGATCCATCGTCGCTTGCCTGGGCCATCCGCGAAGCTCTTAATAATCCGAAGAAGTCGCACGACATGGCCGAAAACGCCAAACAACGCTTAACCCGTGACTTCCAATGGGCCAGTCTGGCCGATCAGACCGTTCGAATCTACGACCGCGTCTGGAGCGAATTCCTCGAAAGCTACTGGGCCGAGAACACGGTTTGGCCCGTTTCGCCCGGTGCCGAAGAGCGGTACCTCAAGCTCCAATTGGCCGAAAAAGCCACGGCTGCGAATGCAATCGAACGACCGATTCCTCGCCACGCACGTATCGAAGAAGAAGACGAGACAGATTCGATTGCCGAGCACATCGAACCCTAA
- the feoB gene encoding ferrous iron transport protein B: MDLKSNSWTKAAPKRVALVGNPNAGKTTLFNSLTGSRQKIANYPGVTVEQVSAVIEIDGADTEFVDVPGLYSLDAVSEDEAVAVSVIHDKTIDLIVCVIDGSNLERNLFIYTQICALGKPMMVALTMADRVEDKGQKVDVAKLSKYLGVPVVPIVGHKEKGLATLKAAVAEQLKNPTVAGPVVDRTDSILPLKDRLTRMGYDISTEELKEKILAGEPAFEHYFDEFPELRPDFLLAKEGLERILDPSARYAWTAKVQKDVVSTIKKPKKAVTLTDKIDLILTHRVFGLMIFVGIMYLVFQSIYTFATPLMDLITNGFAALGDKLGASLEGVPILKSLVVDGIVAGIGSVMVFLPQILILFFFIAMLEGTGYLARAAFLMDRLLGWCGLNGRAFIPLLSSFACAIPGIMAARVMPDAKSRLATILVAPLMSCSARLPVYMLMIGAFIEPKFGPFWAGFTLFAMHMLGFLLAIPVVYFLNRKMLKGKRLAFLLELPPYQMPKWKDVFIAMVTRGKVFVSTAGTTILVMSVIIWAAGYFPRYNVPAGTPEAQAAEIQLEHSVLGRFGKGIEPVFKPVGFDWRISTAILSAFPARETVVPSLGILFSLGKDNGDSHFDQSLSGKMTEAKWPDGKPLFTPWTAVGLMVFFALCAQCLSTLATVKRETNSSKWAWFMFAYMTAFAYIGALIVHLLAKLFGGA, from the coding sequence CTGGATTTGAAGTCGAACTCCTGGACTAAGGCGGCTCCGAAGAGAGTTGCCTTAGTCGGGAATCCCAATGCGGGAAAGACAACTCTTTTTAATTCTCTGACCGGTTCACGGCAAAAGATCGCCAACTATCCCGGCGTCACGGTTGAGCAGGTATCGGCCGTTATTGAGATTGACGGCGCAGACACCGAATTTGTCGATGTTCCTGGTCTTTACTCCCTCGACGCCGTGTCCGAAGACGAGGCGGTGGCGGTCAGCGTCATCCATGACAAAACGATCGACCTGATTGTTTGCGTCATCGACGGATCGAACCTCGAGCGAAACCTTTTCATTTACACGCAAATCTGCGCCCTCGGCAAGCCGATGATGGTCGCCTTGACGATGGCAGACCGAGTCGAGGATAAGGGTCAGAAGGTTGATGTAGCCAAGCTATCGAAATACCTTGGCGTGCCGGTGGTGCCGATCGTTGGGCATAAGGAAAAGGGCCTAGCGACGCTGAAGGCGGCGGTGGCCGAACAACTGAAGAACCCGACGGTAGCCGGACCGGTCGTCGATCGAACCGACTCTATTCTGCCATTGAAGGACCGTCTGACCCGAATGGGGTACGACATCTCGACCGAGGAACTGAAAGAGAAGATTCTGGCGGGAGAGCCGGCGTTTGAGCACTACTTCGACGAGTTTCCCGAGCTTCGCCCCGACTTCCTGTTGGCGAAAGAGGGATTGGAGCGAATTCTGGACCCGTCGGCGCGCTACGCATGGACGGCCAAAGTGCAGAAGGACGTCGTTTCGACGATCAAGAAGCCGAAAAAGGCGGTAACGCTGACGGACAAGATCGACTTGATCCTGACTCACCGCGTCTTTGGGCTGATGATCTTTGTGGGGATCATGTACCTTGTTTTCCAGTCGATCTATACCTTTGCGACGCCGCTGATGGACTTGATCACGAACGGCTTCGCTGCGCTGGGGGACAAGCTTGGTGCGTCGCTGGAAGGCGTTCCGATTCTGAAGTCGCTGGTGGTCGATGGTATCGTGGCGGGTATCGGCAGTGTGATGGTCTTCCTGCCGCAGATTTTGATCCTGTTCTTCTTCATTGCGATGCTGGAGGGGACGGGGTATCTCGCTCGCGCCGCGTTCCTCATGGACCGCCTTTTGGGTTGGTGCGGTCTGAACGGGCGGGCGTTTATTCCGCTTTTGTCGAGCTTTGCCTGCGCGATTCCGGGGATCATGGCGGCCAGGGTGATGCCGGACGCCAAGAGCCGATTGGCGACGATTTTGGTTGCACCGCTGATGAGTTGTTCGGCGCGGCTGCCGGTGTACATGCTGATGATCGGCGCGTTCATCGAGCCGAAGTTCGGGCCGTTTTGGGCGGGTTTCACGCTGTTTGCAATGCACATGCTCGGCTTCCTGCTGGCTATTCCGGTGGTGTACTTCCTGAACCGGAAGATGCTGAAAGGGAAGCGGCTGGCGTTCTTGCTGGAGCTTCCGCCGTACCAGATGCCGAAGTGGAAGGATGTTTTCATCGCGATGGTGACGCGCGGCAAGGTGTTCGTCTCAACGGCGGGAACCACGATTTTGGTCATGTCGGTGATCATTTGGGCGGCCGGCTACTTCCCGCGCTACAACGTTCCGGCGGGCACGCCGGAAGCTCAAGCGGCCGAAATTCAGCTAGAGCATTCGGTTTTGGGCCGGTTTGGAAAGGGAATCGAGCCGGTGTTCAAGCCGGTCGGCTTCGACTGGCGGATTTCGACGGCGATCTTGAGCGCTTTTCCGGCGCGGGAGACGGTTGTGCCGTCGCTTGGCATTCTGTTCTCTTTGGGCAAGGATAACGGCGATTCGCACTTTGACCAGAGCCTCAGTGGGAAGATGACGGAGGCGAAGTGGCCGGACGGCAAGCCGCTGTTTACGCCTTGGACGGCGGTGGGACTGATGGTGTTCTTTGCGCTGTGTGCTCAGTGCCTTTCGACGCTCGCGACGGTGAAGCGGGAGACGAACTCGAGCAAGTGGGCCTGGTTCATGTTTGCGTACATGACGGCGTTTGCGTATATCGGCGCGCTGATCGTGCACCTTTTAGCGAAGCTGTTTGGCGGCGCTTAG
- a CDS encoding cob(I)yrinic acid a,c-diamide adenosyltransferase, with translation MKIYTKTGDEGQTGLLGGDRISKDSARMDAIGTIDELNAVFGIGVGLVEEETLRSRLVRVQNQLFDLGSELACPAGGKFDLRSVNESDIALLESEIDAMEGELPPLKSFILPSGTPAASHMHFVRTVCRRAERVLLAHHRVNPVRKEIIMYMNRLSDWIFSFSRLLNHRSGVEEQKWTQGVKS, from the coding sequence ATGAAGATTTACACGAAGACGGGCGATGAGGGGCAGACCGGTCTGCTCGGCGGGGACCGGATTTCCAAGGACTCTGCGCGGATGGATGCAATCGGCACCATCGACGAGCTTAACGCGGTGTTTGGGATTGGCGTGGGGTTGGTCGAGGAAGAAACACTTCGATCCCGGTTGGTTCGGGTTCAAAATCAGCTTTTCGACCTTGGATCAGAGCTGGCGTGCCCAGCGGGTGGGAAGTTCGATCTTCGCTCGGTCAATGAGAGCGATATTGCTCTACTAGAGTCAGAAATCGATGCGATGGAGGGCGAGTTGCCGCCCTTGAAGTCATTTATTTTGCCGAGTGGGACGCCGGCGGCATCGCATATGCATTTCGTAAGAACCGTGTGCCGACGCGCAGAACGCGTACTTTTGGCGCATCATCGTGTCAATCCGGTTCGGAAAGAAATCATAATGTATATGAATCGTCTATCCGATTGGATATTCAGTTTTTCGCGCCTCCTGAACCATCGAAGTGGAGTGGAGGAGCAAAAATGGACACAAGGAGTTAAGTCATGA
- a CDS encoding WecB/TagA/CpsF family glycosyltransferase → MAEVAVTPGIQLPERVEILGFPIDRVTLDETRRLMRDYLASDGTKLILTADSNAYINAATDDGYRRMFREAALITPDSAGPVWALSRLGRPVPGRVSGVDLVECLCQLSAETGARMYFLGSAPGIAELAAKNLAERFPGMVVAGARDGYFSKDDDTRIAQEIAEAKPDVLVVAMGMPRQELFILDTSEAIGAKIGIGVGGSLDVHSGTVKRAPKVIQKIKMEWLWRLLLNPKKIAKVRNLPVFYWRVRRSKPL, encoded by the coding sequence ATGGCGGAGGTTGCCGTCACGCCTGGCATTCAGCTACCCGAACGCGTCGAGATTCTTGGATTTCCTATCGACCGAGTCACCCTCGATGAGACGCGTCGTCTCATGCGGGATTACTTGGCTTCGGACGGAACGAAACTGATTCTCACGGCCGACTCTAACGCTTATATCAACGCGGCGACCGATGACGGCTATCGGCGCATGTTTCGCGAAGCGGCCCTGATCACACCTGATTCAGCGGGGCCGGTCTGGGCCCTGTCTCGACTTGGTCGTCCGGTACCGGGGCGCGTCAGCGGTGTGGACTTGGTCGAGTGCCTTTGTCAGCTTTCGGCCGAGACTGGGGCGCGGATGTACTTTTTAGGTTCGGCGCCAGGGATCGCCGAGTTGGCGGCTAAGAATCTGGCTGAGCGCTTTCCGGGAATGGTGGTGGCCGGGGCGAGGGATGGCTATTTCTCGAAAGACGATGACACGAGGATCGCCCAGGAGATTGCAGAGGCTAAGCCTGATGTTTTGGTGGTGGCGATGGGCATGCCCCGGCAAGAGCTTTTTATTCTCGATACGTCGGAAGCGATCGGCGCGAAGATCGGGATTGGGGTCGGAGGTTCGCTGGACGTGCATAGCGGCACGGTCAAGCGGGCGCCGAAGGTGATTCAGAAGATTAAGATGGAGTGGCTTTGGCGGTTGCTTTTGAACCCAAAGAAGATCGCCAAGGTGCGGAATCTGCCGGTCTTTTACTGGCGCGTACGGCGGTCCAAGCCGCTATGA
- a CDS encoding prepilin-type N-terminal cleavage/methylation domain-containing protein codes for MKFKQGFTLIELLVVIAIIAILAAILFPVFAQAKAAAKKAATLSNLKQNATAVAIYQADHDDNFAQSAYCAVNCAANGQPTIGSQLFTVYDALMPYTKNRDIIQDVAEPKAIDFPDFLSTVGMLPYLNGATSLATATNYIRYAGLVPNFAVFEDPGIGGTDDGVINGTSLDLPADTIMFACGKMVKPGTMNKDVPTVATAGLQERIRVKYLVNAVGLGGEGFPGVARHSGQILLNFADTHAKTFKSNAVLNTTAPDIPRYGGANTTERVYNLPFDINGIPNILAEPGL; via the coding sequence ATGAAGTTTAAACAGGGCTTTACTCTCATCGAATTACTGGTCGTGATCGCCATCATTGCGATTCTCGCCGCCATCCTTTTCCCGGTCTTCGCCCAGGCAAAAGCTGCCGCCAAGAAAGCGGCTACTCTTAGCAACCTCAAGCAGAATGCCACTGCGGTTGCCATTTACCAGGCCGATCACGACGACAACTTCGCCCAAAGCGCCTACTGCGCCGTCAACTGTGCGGCCAACGGCCAACCGACCATCGGCTCCCAACTCTTTACCGTCTACGATGCGCTGATGCCGTACACCAAGAACCGAGACATCATCCAGGACGTTGCCGAGCCGAAGGCGATCGACTTCCCCGATTTCCTCTCGACCGTCGGCATGCTGCCTTATCTGAACGGCGCGACCTCGCTAGCCACCGCCACCAACTACATCCGCTACGCCGGCCTCGTTCCCAACTTCGCCGTGTTCGAAGATCCGGGCATCGGCGGCACCGATGACGGCGTTATCAACGGCACCAGTCTTGACCTCCCCGCCGACACCATCATGTTCGCCTGCGGCAAGATGGTCAAGCCCGGCACCATGAACAAGGACGTCCCCACCGTCGCCACCGCTGGCCTCCAAGAGCGCATCCGCGTCAAATACCTCGTCAACGCGGTCGGACTCGGCGGCGAAGGCTTCCCCGGCGTCGCCCGTCACAGCGGTCAAATCCTGCTCAACTTTGCCGATACTCACGCAAAGACGTTCAAGAGCAACGCGGTTCTCAACACCACCGCACCGGACATTCCTCGCTACGGCGGCGCAAACACCACCGAGCGCGTCTACAACCTGCCGTTCGACATCAACGGCATCCCGAACATCCTCGCCGAGCCGGGCCTCTAA
- the sdhB gene encoding succinate dehydrogenase iron-sulfur subunit, translating to MSATATATKIRLTVLRQDGAGKEQRWDTFEVPYVDKINVISALIEVQKNPVTVEGKTVKPPVWEAACLEEVCGSCTMNINDHIRQACTALVEEVGILNGSTYEVKLEPMKKFPLVRDLIVDRSQMFENLKKVRAWVPIDGSFDLGMAPPQDDHVRQLRYALSRCMTCGCCMEACPQINERSPFVGPAALGQALLFSLHPVGKTLDDERLEFLVGEDGISGCGNAQNCVKVCPKGVPLTRAIAQLNRDTAVYKLKKWVGIA from the coding sequence ATGAGTGCTACCGCGACTGCCACCAAGATTCGACTGACGGTTCTTCGACAAGACGGCGCTGGAAAGGAACAACGCTGGGACACCTTTGAAGTCCCCTATGTCGATAAGATCAACGTCATATCCGCGCTGATCGAAGTCCAGAAGAATCCCGTCACGGTGGAGGGCAAAACGGTCAAGCCGCCCGTCTGGGAGGCCGCCTGTCTCGAAGAGGTCTGCGGCAGTTGCACCATGAACATCAATGACCACATTCGCCAGGCATGCACAGCGCTGGTCGAAGAAGTCGGAATCCTCAACGGAAGCACCTACGAGGTCAAGCTGGAGCCGATGAAGAAGTTCCCGCTCGTCCGCGACCTCATCGTTGACCGAAGCCAGATGTTCGAGAATCTCAAAAAGGTTCGTGCTTGGGTGCCCATCGACGGCTCCTTCGACCTTGGCATGGCCCCACCCCAAGACGACCATGTCCGCCAGCTTCGCTACGCTCTCTCGCGCTGTATGACCTGCGGTTGCTGTATGGAAGCCTGCCCTCAGATTAACGAGAGATCACCGTTCGTCGGCCCCGCCGCCCTTGGCCAAGCCCTGCTCTTCAGCCTCCACCCAGTCGGCAAAACGCTGGACGACGAGCGCCTTGAGTTCCTGGTCGGCGAAGACGGCATCTCCGGTTGTGGCAACGCGCAGAACTGCGTCAAGGTCTGCCCGAAAGGTGTCCCGCTCACCCGCGCCATCGCTCAGTTGAATCGAGATACGGCGGTTTACAAGCTGAAGAAGTGGGTCGGCATCGCCTAA